The sequence CGGGCACTCCTTCGCCGAGTCGATCACCTCAAGGCGGAGGTGTTCCGGCACGTCCACCCGGCCGCCCGGGGCCTGGACCAGCTCACCGTCCGGCCCTTTCACGTAGGCGAGTCCGTCGATGTCGAACTCGAAGACCTCCGGCGCGTACTGGACGCAGAGCCCATCGCCCGTGCACAGGTCCTGGTCCACCCAGACCTGCAGCTGGTCCGTCGCGACCTCGATCACCGTTCCCCCAGGTTCGTCCGTCGTACGCCTTGACGGTACCCGAACCGTCGGAGGGATTCCCGAGCCCACCCGCGGCGATCAAGGTTCGGTGACGAGGGTGTTGCATGGGACCGAATCGGCCTCATAGCGGTTAGTGTTAGGGCAGAACGTTCAAGCCCCCCGGGGAGGTGGGACGTGGCACGCAGCGACGACGCGGACTCGCGCGCCGCACGGTGGGAGAAGGAGGCCCACGATCTCTCCACGCAGGTCGCGTTCCTGCAAGAGGAACTCGCCCTGGTGCGGCGCAAGTTGACCGAAAGCCCCCGACAGGTCCGGCAGCTCGAGGAGCGG comes from Salinispora tropica CNB-440 and encodes:
- a CDS encoding ferredoxin produces the protein MIEVATDQLQVWVDQDLCTGDGLCVQYAPEVFEFDIDGLAYVKGPDGELVQAPGGRVDVPEHLRLEVIDSAKECPGECIHVVRGGDGTPVAGPEAED